In Pedobacter sp. W3I1, one DNA window encodes the following:
- a CDS encoding SusC/RagA family TonB-linked outer membrane protein: MRILKILFICVMIWGVPTYSFAQRKISGQVFSEKNEPLTGVTVFVEGKPTEITTTDQNGRFQIQTSKTALVFTYIGYKNQRVLLGEKSELNVILESDNKDLDEVVVVGYGKQSKRNITGAVSNIKSEDIVRTSSTTAAGALAGKVQGISVRAKDARPGRGAAIEIRNMGNPLYVIDGVAYGGQTGTDWVGTQNASGADIFNALNLEDIESISILKDAAAAVYGFRAARGVVLITTKKGSKNETAKININGYQGWQNITRFPTMANAAQYTRGLVEAAQNENRNPRSVYTPAELAKWQAGTEPGYQNNDYYDMVIRKNIPQRYINANVTGGSKNSNYFLSVGNLDQDAMIKDFSYKRTNLQANIEATILEGLTVGAQISGRQETTKDVGLPGGDGYFSSILAIFRNRPTVPAYANGNPAYPNHVNDFAYNPALFSRDIVGYKDNKYISGNVNLTTSYKTKFGLSAKGTVSYNYTNNKFDGFQYTYDVYRFENNNYNRTGGSDAGWRYKTDRVAVSRFAQFQLDYTKQIGDHNFSATIGYEKSDWDRTYSALGSNPTNNYIPLMKLAELNSLGDDWSYEARAGYIGRFNYNYKGKYLLEVLGRYDGSYLYYKGKEWGLFPGASLGWRISDESFFKPLKGVVNEMKIRASIGQTGLEEGVGMHGYLAGYNFGSGDAVLNGTYYPGIQPKSLPVRNLSWVKNTNYNVGLDLGLFDNKLTITADAFKIIRTGYPAQRYDVLLPSEIGYGLPNENLNKNGYYGVEGIATYTSKIGELNYVVSGNFTFSRYRAIESYKPRFSNSLNEYRNSAEDRWGGVWWGYQVVGRFESEEQIRNYAINNDGNNNRTQLPGDFIYKDVNGDGVINGMDERPIGYPTGWAPMMTFGGQNWTEL; this comes from the coding sequence ATGAGAATTCTGAAGATTTTATTTATCTGCGTGATGATATGGGGAGTACCTACATATTCATTTGCACAACGTAAGATTTCAGGGCAGGTATTTAGCGAGAAAAATGAACCCCTAACGGGAGTCACCGTTTTTGTTGAAGGCAAGCCCACTGAAATCACCACCACAGACCAAAACGGCCGTTTCCAAATCCAGACAAGCAAAACAGCATTGGTATTCACCTACATAGGCTACAAAAACCAGCGTGTGCTTTTGGGTGAAAAGAGTGAACTCAACGTTATTCTTGAAAGTGACAACAAGGATCTGGATGAAGTAGTAGTGGTGGGCTATGGTAAGCAATCCAAACGCAATATTACCGGTGCTGTAAGTAACATCAAATCGGAAGATATCGTAAGGACTTCCTCCACAACAGCTGCAGGAGCATTGGCTGGTAAAGTACAGGGTATTTCGGTAAGGGCAAAAGATGCCCGTCCGGGAAGAGGTGCCGCCATTGAAATCCGTAACATGGGAAATCCATTATATGTAATCGACGGCGTAGCCTACGGCGGACAGACCGGAACAGATTGGGTTGGAACTCAAAATGCATCAGGAGCCGACATATTTAATGCACTGAATTTAGAGGATATTGAAAGTATTTCCATCCTTAAAGATGCGGCAGCAGCTGTATACGGTTTCCGTGCAGCAAGAGGGGTAGTCTTAATTACAACGAAGAAAGGTAGCAAAAACGAAACTGCGAAAATAAACATCAATGGATATCAGGGCTGGCAAAATATAACACGCTTCCCAACAATGGCCAATGCTGCCCAGTATACCAGGGGTTTAGTGGAGGCTGCCCAGAATGAGAACAGAAATCCCAGGTCTGTCTATACCCCTGCAGAACTTGCAAAATGGCAGGCAGGAACAGAACCAGGGTACCAAAATAACGATTATTATGACATGGTAATCCGCAAAAATATTCCACAGCGTTATATCAATGCGAATGTTACCGGAGGGTCAAAGAATTCGAACTATTTCCTTTCTGTAGGCAATCTGGATCAGGATGCGATGATCAAAGATTTTTCTTACAAACGAACAAATCTGCAGGCCAACATAGAAGCTACTATTCTGGAAGGTTTAACTGTTGGAGCACAAATTTCGGGCCGACAGGAAACAACAAAAGATGTAGGACTACCGGGAGGAGATGGTTATTTCTCTTCTATACTCGCTATTTTCAGAAACAGACCAACAGTCCCTGCTTACGCCAATGGGAATCCGGCATATCCTAACCATGTGAACGACTTTGCCTATAATCCAGCCCTGTTTAGCAGAGATATTGTAGGTTATAAAGATAATAAATATATCAGCGGCAACGTCAATCTTACCACATCATACAAAACCAAATTTGGTTTGTCAGCAAAAGGAACAGTATCCTATAACTATACCAATAATAAATTTGATGGTTTCCAGTATACTTATGATGTTTACCGATTTGAAAACAACAACTATAACCGTACCGGTGGTAGCGATGCCGGCTGGAGATATAAAACCGACCGTGTAGCGGTATCAAGATTTGCACAGTTCCAGTTAGATTATACGAAACAGATAGGCGACCATAACTTTTCGGCCACGATAGGTTATGAAAAATCAGATTGGGACAGAACTTATTCTGCATTAGGTTCAAACCCTACCAATAACTATATTCCATTAATGAAATTAGCTGAGCTGAATAGTCTTGGCGATGACTGGTCATACGAAGCCAGGGCTGGTTATATTGGTCGTTTTAATTACAATTACAAAGGCAAATACTTACTTGAAGTCCTTGGTCGTTACGATGGTTCATATTTATATTACAAAGGGAAGGAATGGGGGCTCTTTCCAGGTGCGAGTTTAGGTTGGCGTATTTCTGATGAGTCATTTTTTAAACCGCTTAAAGGTGTTGTAAATGAAATGAAAATCAGGGCATCAATCGGTCAAACAGGACTGGAAGAAGGTGTAGGTATGCACGGTTATTTAGCCGGCTATAACTTCGGCTCAGGAGATGCGGTACTTAACGGAACTTATTATCCGGGCATTCAGCCCAAGTCTCTTCCGGTAAGAAACCTTTCCTGGGTAAAAAACACCAACTATAACGTTGGTCTGGATTTGGGATTATTCGACAACAAATTGACCATCACAGCAGATGCATTTAAAATTATACGTACTGGCTACCCTGCACAGCGGTACGATGTATTGCTACCTAGCGAAATCGGATACGGATTACCAAATGAAAATCTGAATAAAAATGGATACTATGGCGTAGAGGGTATTGCAACTTATACCAGTAAGATAGGCGAATTGAATTATGTGGTGAGCGGTAATTTTACATTCTCACGTTATAGAGCTATCGAGTCATATAAACCACGTTTCAGCAATTCGTTGAATGAGTATAGAAACTCAGCAGAAGACCGCTGGGGTGGCGTTTGGTGGGGCTACCAGGTAGTTGGCCGTTTCGAATCGGAAGAACAGATTCGAAACTACGCGATAAACAACGATGGAAACAATAACAGAACGCAATTACCAGGCGATTTTATTTACAAAGATGTGAACGGCGATGGGGTGATTAACGGAATGGATGAACGTCCTATCGGTTATCCTACCGGATGGGCACCAATGATGACCTTTGGGGGGCAGAATTGGACTGAGTTATAA
- a CDS encoding response regulator: protein MVFNTGEREAQSEKYPSLTDMISLEHEENSFRVELAVMDYALNDIVEFSYKLQGLDDNWIFLGNEKNLDFRNIPYGKYELRIRTRQKNENWSADYERLFITISPPYYLSIPALVLYSILIAVVSFILLSLYVKKINAEAQLRVKKLQLEQDGKLHMERMNFYTNITHELRTPLTLILGPLEDLLHEEKLSSKHKDWVFIVQKNANRLFSLVNQLLEFRKVESQYKPLVLGEGFLSELVAETVHKHAVANNNDRLEIICKIAQVDIKTNFDAEIVQMILDNLLSNACKYTASGTVEVCLRYEHETLSTCALIEVKDTGCGIAPEHLNKIFDKFYQVPRSVSQGTGVGLALVKELAAIHHGKITVKSELGIGSEFCVRLLTSAVVIPQNEPVVLLPEATMPSPGEGPQQLLLLVEDDRDLREYLNSVLCSKFEVIKAENGIEGLELAKSRIPDIIISDLMMPDMDGFGLLQELKGERETSHIPVILLTAKDTEPDKERGYALGVDSYLTKPISPQLLHRRIENLLSKQKSMYNKVLAQLSTQIKQDSATESINSPELWRENAFVQEFANLVEECIQDEVMDTATLANKMNMSQSTLYRKLKGLTGKNINQLVRKVRIQKAAQLLRSGQYNITEVSLMVGINSSIYFRQCFKEEFGQLPSEYQKKKL from the coding sequence ATGGTGTTTAATACAGGGGAAAGAGAAGCACAATCTGAAAAATACCCTAGTCTAACCGATATGATAAGCCTGGAGCACGAAGAAAACAGCTTCCGGGTAGAACTTGCGGTGATGGATTATGCGTTGAATGACATCGTCGAGTTTAGTTATAAATTACAAGGTCTGGATGATAACTGGATTTTTCTTGGTAATGAAAAGAACCTGGACTTTAGGAATATCCCCTATGGAAAGTATGAGCTTCGGATACGCACACGTCAAAAAAATGAAAACTGGTCGGCCGATTATGAGCGTTTGTTCATCACCATATCACCGCCTTATTATCTGAGCATTCCTGCGCTGGTACTCTATAGTATTCTTATTGCAGTTGTTTCCTTTATTTTGCTCTCCTTGTACGTAAAAAAAATAAATGCAGAAGCTCAGCTCCGTGTGAAGAAGCTCCAGCTCGAACAGGATGGAAAACTGCACATGGAACGGATGAACTTTTATACCAACATTACCCATGAATTAAGGACACCACTAACCCTTATTCTCGGTCCCTTGGAGGATTTGCTGCATGAAGAAAAGTTGTCCTCTAAACATAAAGACTGGGTTTTTATTGTTCAGAAGAATGCAAACCGTCTTTTTTCACTGGTCAATCAATTGCTGGAATTCAGAAAAGTTGAATCCCAGTACAAACCGCTTGTACTGGGCGAAGGCTTTTTGAGTGAACTAGTGGCCGAAACTGTTCATAAACATGCGGTGGCTAACAATAATGACCGGTTAGAGATCATTTGTAAAATTGCACAAGTGGATATCAAAACCAATTTTGATGCAGAAATTGTACAAATGATACTGGATAATTTATTGTCTAACGCCTGCAAATACACTGCATCTGGTACTGTAGAAGTTTGTTTGCGCTATGAACACGAAACTTTGAGTACATGTGCACTAATAGAAGTGAAAGATACAGGCTGTGGTATTGCGCCGGAACACCTGAATAAAATATTTGATAAGTTTTATCAGGTACCCCGGTCGGTTAGCCAGGGAACTGGTGTCGGACTTGCGCTGGTTAAGGAACTCGCGGCAATCCATCATGGGAAAATTACGGTAAAAAGCGAACTGGGAATAGGAAGTGAGTTCTGTGTCCGTTTGCTGACCAGTGCGGTGGTTATTCCGCAAAATGAACCTGTAGTTTTGCTTCCAGAGGCAACTATGCCCAGCCCCGGTGAAGGCCCGCAGCAACTTCTTTTATTGGTAGAAGACGACAGAGATCTGCGGGAATATTTAAATTCGGTGTTATGCTCAAAATTTGAGGTGATCAAAGCTGAAAATGGAATTGAAGGGCTTGAGCTCGCAAAGAGCCGTATCCCCGACATTATAATAAGCGACCTCATGATGCCTGATATGGACGGCTTTGGTTTGCTCCAGGAGCTAAAAGGAGAAAGGGAAACCAGCCATATTCCAGTAATATTGCTAACAGCCAAAGATACCGAGCCTGATAAGGAGCGTGGATATGCCCTGGGGGTTGACTCGTACTTAACCAAGCCTATCAGTCCGCAACTGCTGCACCGCCGGATTGAAAACCTGCTCAGTAAACAAAAGAGCATGTATAACAAAGTATTAGCCCAGCTCTCCACTCAGATTAAGCAGGATAGTGCAACCGAATCGATCAATAGTCCTGAACTTTGGCGAGAGAATGCATTCGTACAGGAATTTGCTAACCTGGTAGAAGAATGCATCCAGGATGAGGTAATGGATACGGCTACACTCGCCAATAAAATGAACATGAGCCAGTCTACCCTCTACAGAAAACTTAAAGGCCTTACGGGAAAAAATATCAACCAGCTTGTGCGTAAAGTGCGTATCCAGAAAGCAGCTCAATTACTGCGTTCGGGGCAGTACAATATTACCGAGGTATCCTTGATGGTAGGCATCAACAGTTCTATTTATTTCCGTCAATGCTTCAAGGAAGAATTTGGACAACTGCCCTCTGAGTATCAAAAAAAGAAGCTCTAA
- a CDS encoding two-component regulator propeller domain-containing protein, with protein MRVMLFLIAFFYAASLFAQTGVVKYLSLQEGLSSQQAIDVAHDKHGFIWVATELGLNRFASNSFKQYYKTKKAVGLSVNSNEINTLLCDNDQLFIGTRASGLNVLDMKTNRFSYYLHDPKNSRSIATNDITDIIKSKSGKLWLSTYHQGVQLFDPLTKEFECFNRKNIPSLPENSIWTVAEDKQGFLYLGHVHKGVSILNTRNRKVELLNTENTHGMLPENEVKALFCDSKNNIWIGTRKGLAVYNPSTKSIRSINLAGQSKNADEPFVHSIKEINGAIWIGAESSQLFILEPDYHPNGEIHQIRKITPVYLNSGSNSSVQNIDRDEFGNVWLAIYGGGAAFFSHIKPFFSVFPTQDIMHGSAKLATVTGIVYDKKRTVWLATAGDGILQIQANGKVIKTTMRNSGIGDDFLLSCFEDSQNNKWFGLQKGGVSVLNAKTNNWQRINAGEKMSAVRAIIEDTNGNICFAAEEGLFIHNPKLGTFRKIITNTPMLGDYAPRTIVEDSKGYMWVGTYGQGLYIFDRNWKIVQKILKGHGINSNTINHLFRDRGNNIWIATNEGLAFQSINREVGRLENIILPDSDAWLTIDAVAEDNNRNIWCSTRLGILRYLPKEKRLLRYDESFGLPLGGFANNSTAVDKRGRLFFGMPGGSLLFRPG; from the coding sequence ATGAGGGTAATGCTTTTTCTGATTGCTTTTTTTTATGCTGCATCGCTGTTTGCACAGACAGGCGTGGTGAAATATTTGTCTTTGCAAGAAGGATTATCAAGCCAGCAGGCAATAGATGTTGCACACGATAAACATGGTTTTATCTGGGTTGCAACCGAACTTGGATTGAACCGGTTTGCGAGTAATTCATTTAAGCAGTATTACAAGACAAAAAAAGCAGTTGGGCTGTCAGTTAACAGCAATGAAATAAATACACTTTTGTGTGATAACGACCAGCTTTTTATAGGTACCCGTGCTAGCGGGTTGAATGTACTCGATATGAAAACGAACAGGTTTTCATACTATCTTCATGATCCTAAAAATAGTCGATCTATAGCAACAAATGATATTACAGATATCATAAAGAGTAAAAGTGGCAAGTTATGGTTGTCAACCTATCATCAGGGAGTTCAGTTGTTCGATCCGTTAACTAAGGAATTTGAGTGTTTCAACAGAAAAAATATCCCTTCTCTTCCAGAAAACAGTATCTGGACTGTAGCTGAGGACAAACAAGGGTTTCTTTATTTGGGGCATGTTCACAAGGGGGTTTCAATTTTAAATACCAGAAATCGGAAAGTTGAACTACTCAATACAGAAAATACCCATGGTATGTTACCCGAAAATGAGGTGAAAGCACTGTTTTGTGATAGTAAAAACAATATCTGGATCGGGACCCGGAAAGGTTTGGCGGTTTACAACCCTTCCACAAAAAGCATCCGAAGCATTAATCTGGCTGGTCAGTCTAAAAACGCGGATGAACCGTTTGTCCATTCCATAAAGGAAATCAATGGCGCTATATGGATAGGGGCTGAGTCGTCGCAGCTATTTATCCTAGAGCCTGATTATCATCCCAATGGTGAAATCCATCAGATCCGGAAAATAACTCCGGTTTATCTGAATAGTGGCAGCAATTCCTCGGTACAAAATATTGATCGTGATGAATTTGGCAATGTTTGGTTGGCTATTTATGGAGGAGGAGCAGCTTTTTTTAGTCATATAAAACCCTTTTTCTCGGTTTTCCCGACACAGGATATTATGCACGGTTCAGCTAAGCTGGCTACCGTGACAGGAATAGTGTACGATAAAAAGCGCACTGTCTGGTTAGCTACAGCCGGAGATGGTATTTTGCAGATACAGGCCAATGGAAAAGTGATCAAAACAACCATGCGCAACAGCGGCATTGGGGATGACTTCCTGCTATCTTGCTTTGAAGATAGCCAGAACAACAAATGGTTCGGACTGCAAAAGGGAGGTGTTTCTGTTTTGAATGCAAAAACCAACAACTGGCAGAGAATAAATGCTGGGGAAAAGATGTCAGCGGTAAGGGCTATCATAGAAGATACCAATGGGAATATATGTTTTGCAGCAGAAGAAGGGTTATTTATCCATAATCCAAAGCTAGGGACATTTCGAAAAATAATTACGAACACACCTATGCTCGGAGACTATGCTCCGCGTACCATCGTTGAGGATAGCAAGGGATATATGTGGGTGGGCACATATGGACAGGGCCTTTATATATTTGACCGCAATTGGAAAATTGTTCAAAAAATTTTAAAAGGGCATGGAATTAATAGTAATACGATCAATCACCTGTTCCGTGACCGGGGAAATAATATCTGGATTGCTACCAATGAAGGTTTGGCGTTTCAAAGCATCAATAGGGAAGTAGGTAGACTTGAAAACATTATTCTGCCCGACTCAGATGCGTGGTTAACTATAGATGCCGTTGCGGAGGACAATAACAGAAACATCTGGTGCTCTACCAGATTAGGTATACTGCGATATCTGCCAAAGGAAAAGCGACTGTTGCGTTATGATGAGTCTTTCGGCCTGCCTTTGGGCGGTTTCGCCAACAATAGTACTGCTGTTGATAAACGGGGCCGTTTGTTTTTTGGAATGCCGGGTGGGAGTCTGCTATTTCGACCCGGCTGA
- a CDS encoding RagB/SusD family nutrient uptake outer membrane protein: MKKNYISITLLACLIMSSCKHEDWFDRESKSTITDEQLWNDPKLLTSLLANYYNRLPSLHGVFNTGGMTELDDAMWSGHRDQNWRNDFQFGDDYGRYWDYGLIRDINLSLENLETQSVKLTADQKRLFRAEFRFMRAFVYFEMVKRMGGVPIVEKQLIYDFSGDPTPLQVPRAKEHEVYDFIYRELEAIKEDLAQNNSSKTRSNKYTALALESRAMLYAGSIAKYNSLMATPISTPGGEVGIPAAMATDYYNKSLTASKEIISGPYSLFNENPDKGANFYDMLNKKTGSEVIFAKDFAPSVKVHRFAYDNIIKSMTEDNESSSTISPSLSFVESFNYLDGSKGTLRDKDAAGNYITYTGMMDIFAGKDARLFGTVIYPGTNFKNNPVRIQAGVAVWNNGTYQLTTSAELGKNYTDGQLWTGFDGPKDDAMDVSNTGFYIRKFVSDASAASTRGTGASNWWPWFRLGEIYLNAAEAAFELGRPEGLGYVNSIRARAGFPANSLGALTTDIIRNERRVELAFEDHRYFDLKRWRIAHIVWDGSENDPNAVVRGLYGYRVVRPGHPDNGKYIYERIRPSRFRRARFFRLANYYSSIAQDVLNNNPKIVRNPFN; the protein is encoded by the coding sequence ATGAAAAAAAATTATATATCTATCACTTTGCTGGCTTGCCTGATCATGAGCAGCTGTAAGCATGAAGACTGGTTTGACCGTGAATCAAAAAGCACGATCACTGATGAACAGTTATGGAATGATCCCAAATTACTGACCTCTTTGTTGGCCAATTATTATAACAGGTTACCTTCTCTACATGGTGTTTTTAATACCGGCGGGATGACTGAACTTGATGATGCCATGTGGTCAGGCCACCGTGACCAGAACTGGAGGAACGATTTTCAGTTCGGGGATGATTATGGGCGCTATTGGGACTATGGATTGATCAGGGATATTAACCTGTCTCTTGAAAATCTGGAAACGCAGAGCGTAAAGTTAACTGCAGACCAAAAACGCTTATTCAGAGCTGAATTTCGTTTTATGAGGGCATTTGTTTATTTTGAAATGGTAAAACGTATGGGTGGGGTACCGATTGTAGAAAAACAACTGATCTACGATTTTAGTGGCGACCCTACACCGCTTCAGGTTCCCCGTGCAAAAGAGCACGAAGTTTACGACTTCATCTATCGTGAACTGGAGGCAATTAAAGAAGACCTGGCACAAAACAACAGTAGCAAAACCAGATCAAATAAATATACCGCCCTTGCATTGGAAAGCAGAGCCATGCTTTACGCCGGATCAATTGCCAAATACAACAGTTTAATGGCCACCCCAATATCAACCCCTGGTGGCGAGGTTGGTATTCCAGCAGCAATGGCTACTGATTATTACAATAAATCATTAACCGCATCTAAGGAAATCATCAGCGGTCCATATTCACTTTTTAATGAGAATCCAGATAAAGGCGCTAATTTTTATGACATGCTGAACAAGAAAACGGGAAGTGAAGTTATTTTTGCTAAAGATTTTGCGCCCAGTGTTAAAGTACACCGTTTTGCCTATGATAATATTATCAAAAGCATGACAGAAGACAATGAATCTTCATCGACCATCTCACCATCACTGAGCTTTGTAGAAAGTTTCAACTATTTAGATGGATCTAAAGGTACGCTTCGTGACAAAGATGCAGCTGGTAACTACATTACCTATACAGGTATGATGGATATTTTTGCAGGTAAGGATGCCCGTTTATTTGGAACGGTAATTTACCCTGGTACAAACTTCAAAAATAATCCAGTAAGAATACAGGCAGGTGTTGCGGTTTGGAACAATGGAACCTATCAGCTAACTACTTCAGCAGAATTGGGTAAAAACTATACCGATGGGCAGCTTTGGACTGGATTTGACGGACCAAAAGATGATGCCATGGATGTAAGTAATACCGGATTTTACATCCGGAAATTTGTAAGTGACGCTTCGGCAGCAAGTACAAGGGGTACCGGTGCATCAAACTGGTGGCCATGGTTTCGTTTAGGGGAAATTTACCTTAATGCCGCAGAGGCGGCCTTTGAACTGGGGAGACCTGAAGGCCTTGGATATGTTAATTCGATAAGGGCCCGTGCCGGATTTCCTGCAAATAGCCTTGGTGCACTAACGACAGATATTATCCGTAATGAGCGGCGTGTAGAACTTGCTTTTGAAGATCATCGTTATTTTGATCTAAAAAGATGGCGTATCGCGCATATTGTTTGGGACGGTTCTGAAAATGATCCCAATGCAGTGGTTAGGGGACTTTACGGATACAGAGTGGTAAGACCAGGGCATCCTGATAATGGCAAATATATTTATGAACGCATCAGGCCAAGCCGTTTCCGCAGGGCAAGATTTTTCCGACTGGCCAATTATTATTCTTCAATCGCTCAGGATGTGTTAAACAACAATCCAAAAATTGTCAGAAATCCATTCAACTAA
- a CDS encoding TlpA disulfide reductase family protein, whose protein sequence is MKFLKTICALLSLVAVFNVVNAQSKPAADTTITYLNRLVSSKDSSDKQLLRTKLAELADGKTEKMVLTAANYYYRLGDAKQSEKLYKDVVTRFPLGTQARGEASKGFYELKTAAEAEAAYRTWIKKFPPENYENIKVDDRLAYDYVRAMIAGKFAAEKNVAKANAYAKMLEVDFWKGNAYSGLTTAFYKNGDLANAEIYAKMAMDNAFSYLDGKKGNENWAKFSASGYAGLTSTYANILFERKKYTEALKYSEMAYKSSTALNPQLNYRYAQILMGLNRNQEAYEKLEEVVKAGKANTAMADDFKKLYVKVKGSDAGFDEFAAAIRKSYLETLSKKLTKDMVKEPAANFTLTDLDGKQVSLTDYKGKIVILDFWATWCGPCKASFPAMQMAVNKYKDDSNVKFLFIHTWENAANPTEDATTFIKSMKYNFEVLMDLKDVQTKKNKVVSSYNVAGIPAKFVIDGMGNIRFKLTGFDGSNEAAVDELTMMIDMAKTKS, encoded by the coding sequence ATGAAATTTTTAAAAACGATCTGCGCTTTGCTTTCGCTAGTTGCAGTATTTAATGTGGTTAATGCACAAAGCAAACCAGCTGCAGATACAACCATAACCTATTTAAACAGATTGGTTTCATCTAAAGATTCATCCGATAAACAATTATTGAGAACCAAACTGGCCGAGCTGGCTGATGGCAAAACGGAGAAGATGGTGCTAACCGCTGCAAATTATTATTACAGATTGGGCGACGCAAAACAATCTGAAAAACTTTACAAAGATGTTGTAACCCGGTTTCCATTAGGAACACAGGCTAGGGGTGAAGCGTCAAAGGGTTTTTATGAACTAAAAACGGCCGCAGAAGCAGAAGCTGCCTACAGAACATGGATCAAAAAATTTCCACCAGAAAATTACGAAAACATAAAGGTTGATGACCGTTTAGCTTATGATTATGTCCGGGCTATGATAGCTGGAAAGTTTGCCGCAGAAAAAAATGTAGCTAAAGCCAATGCTTATGCAAAAATGCTGGAAGTAGATTTCTGGAAGGGAAACGCATACTCGGGACTTACAACTGCTTTTTATAAAAATGGCGATTTGGCCAATGCAGAGATTTACGCTAAAATGGCGATGGATAATGCTTTTTCTTACTTAGATGGTAAAAAAGGCAATGAAAACTGGGCAAAGTTTTCAGCATCGGGTTATGCAGGCTTAACCAGCACTTATGCCAATATTCTTTTCGAGCGTAAAAAGTATACAGAAGCATTAAAGTATTCAGAGATGGCTTATAAGAGTAGTACAGCGCTTAATCCACAGTTAAATTATCGCTATGCACAAATTCTCATGGGTTTAAACAGAAATCAAGAGGCTTACGAAAAACTGGAAGAGGTAGTTAAAGCCGGAAAAGCAAATACAGCTATGGCCGATGATTTTAAAAAACTCTATGTTAAGGTTAAAGGTAGTGATGCTGGTTTTGATGAATTTGCAGCTGCAATAAGAAAAAGCTACCTGGAAACTTTAAGTAAAAAACTGACAAAAGATATGGTTAAAGAGCCTGCAGCAAACTTTACTTTGACAGATTTGGATGGCAAGCAGGTTTCACTAACTGATTATAAAGGCAAAATTGTTATTCTTGATTTTTGGGCTACATGGTGCGGTCCTTGCAAGGCCTCTTTCCCGGCCATGCAAATGGCTGTAAACAAATACAAAGATGATTCGAACGTTAAATTTTTATTCATCCACACCTGGGAAAATGCTGCCAATCCTACAGAAGATGCAACCACTTTCATCAAAAGCATGAAATATAACTTTGAGGTTTTAATGGATCTTAAAGATGTACAAACTAAAAAGAACAAAGTGGTAAGCAGTTATAATGTGGCGGGTATTCCTGCTAAATTTGTAATTGATGGCATGGGTAACATCAGATTTAAGTTAACGGGTTTTGATGGAAGCAATGAAGCTGCCGTTGATGAATTAACCATGATGATCGATATGGCGAAGACCAAATCTTAG
- a CDS encoding DUF3823 domain-containing protein: MKFKFLMIFAATTSILLAGCEYDNFEAPEVTLAGKVVYQGRVVGVRNNGPQLELWQDGYPLKSPITVYLNQDGTFSAKLFDGQYKLVRRADAPWLQQATDTVRIEVKGDTNLDVPVTPYFTITGESFQKSGDNIIAKLVVNKVVQTANLEFVRLYLGKSILTDQVQREVRVDANISSVVLGQQIEISSGALPDNLKSLDYVYARLGVKSTAAGEYYYTQVQKIALK; this comes from the coding sequence ATGAAATTTAAATTCTTAATGATATTTGCTGCAACAACTAGTATATTGCTGGCAGGCTGTGAATATGATAATTTTGAGGCCCCTGAAGTAACCCTTGCAGGAAAAGTGGTTTATCAGGGAAGAGTGGTTGGCGTACGTAACAACGGCCCTCAGTTAGAGTTGTGGCAGGATGGTTATCCACTTAAATCACCCATTACGGTATATCTTAATCAGGATGGAACTTTTTCGGCAAAACTGTTTGATGGCCAGTACAAGTTGGTACGCAGAGCGGATGCACCCTGGTTGCAGCAGGCTACAGATACGGTAAGGATAGAGGTAAAGGGGGATACCAATCTTGATGTTCCTGTTACGCCTTATTTTACCATCACAGGTGAGTCTTTTCAAAAATCCGGAGATAACATCATTGCAAAGCTGGTGGTTAATAAAGTAGTGCAAACTGCAAATCTGGAGTTTGTACGGCTCTATCTTGGAAAATCGATTTTGACCGATCAGGTACAACGTGAAGTTCGGGTAGACGCGAACATAAGCAGTGTTGTGCTTGGCCAACAGATTGAAATATCTTCAGGAGCGTTGCCCGATAATTTGAAATCGTTGGATTATGTATATGCCAGATTGGGGGTTAAATCTACCGCTGCAGGAGAATATTACTATACCCAGGTACAAAAAATAGCTTTAAAATAA